From the Exiguobacterium marinum DSM 16307 genome, the window GTCAACATTTATCTCTCTTGCACACGATTGACCACCTGGAACGCTGGTTATACGTCTTGCGGGAAGTCGAACCGGTCCACGTACTTCGGGACACCGACTTTTTAGCAGCACGAGAACTTGTGTTACATGAGCTTGACCTTGTGAATCAACTGAATCATCATACGCCACCGGATGATTCAAAGCTGTGGAAACAGGCCTCGAAACAACTGGCGGAGTATCGGAAAGCACATCGTTCGGAACTGTTAGAAGAGACGGCAGCGAATCAACTGGAGATGGACCTGACGATACAAAAAGTGCAAGTATTGCTCTGGCTCGACCGTATCGGCTATCACATCTGGCGAGCGACGCGTCACTTGATTAAGCCGACCATACCGAGTGAACGGTTCGACGTGAACAGGGAAGATTAGAATAGAAAACGGACTCCATATTAGGGGTCCGTTCGTCGCTTATTTCTTATCTGCGTGCATCACACCGGCTTGACCGTAATGTGTTGCATCCATCTCTTCGATGAAGACGGTGATGTTTTCTTTTGGCGCGTTCGTCGTCTCGGAGACGGCATCCGTCACCTTTTCGATCAACGCACGTTTCTGTTCCACGGTACGGCCCGGAAGCATTTTTACCGTTACGTAAGGCATGGGTCATTCCTCCTTTGCTGAAGTCTCTTATATTGTAGTGAATCCCGTTCGCTGAGAAAAGAAAAATTCGCATCTACCTCAAAGCAGGCGCTCATTTTTTATATATTTCGGGTATGTAACAAGACAGAGCGAATGTAGGAGGAATGAAGATGAAGTGGAAAGGAAGACAACAGAGCCGTAACGTCGAGGACCGACGGGGACGGAGCATCGGAGGAAAAGGGATTGCCGGGGTCGGGGGTGGTCTCGGATTGATTCTCGTCATCGTCTTTACGTTATTGAACGGAGGCAGTCCGACGGATCTCGTCAACAACATCGGACTTGGGGAACCTCAATCGGAGGGAACGTATACGGGAACGGCTCGTGAAGAGGAGATGGCGGACTTCGTAGCGGTCGTTTTAAAAGATACGGAAGAAGTGTGGACAGACATATTCGCTAAAAATGGGATGACATATGAAGAGCCGACGCTCGTCCTATTTTCGGGACAAGTCGAATCCGCTTGTGGTATTGCCGGGTCGGCCGTTGGTCCGTTCTATTGTCCCGGCGACCAAAAACTATATATCGATTTGAGTTTTTATGATGAACTGAGCCAACGTTTCAATGCACCTGGTGACTTTGCGATGGCATACGTCGTCGCCCATGAGGTCGGGCATCATGTACAGACACTTCTCGGGGCGACAGGAGAAATCATGCCGCTTCGTAACGAGATGAGTGAAACGGAATTCAACCGTTATCTCGTTCGCTTTGAATTGCAGGCGGACTACTACGCAGGCGTATGGGCGCATCATGCGCAAGGTTTAGGGTATCTCGAAGCAGGAGACGTCGAAGAGGCGATGAATGCCGCGCATCAGATTGGGGATGACACGTTACAACGTCAGGCGGGTGGATACGTGACACCGGACTCGTTCACGCATGGTACTTCTGAACAACGGATGCGATGGTTCGAAAGAGGATTTGAGAACGGATCGATTCAAGGTGGGGACACGTTCAATACGAACAACTTATAGGCCGGGTGAACGCTCGACCTTCTTAGCCGATTGGAATATGAGGAAAGAATCCGCTATCATAAAAGAACAACAGTTGCAGGAAGGGGATGACCCGATGGAATCCTTACTTACGAAAATTGATTTAGCAAAAGACGATATGACAGCGGTTGAAAAGAAAATTGCGGACTACATTTTGTCGCATTCAACGCTCATTCCAAATATGACGACAAAAGAGCTTGCCCAAAAGACGGATGTGTCTGAGGCGAGTATCGTTCGCTTCGCTAGAGTGATTGGAATCGATAGTTTTAAAGCATTTAAACTCGCGCTCGTGAAAGACCTGGCCGTCACGGAGACGACATTGACAGATTTCAATGTCCTTCAGCAAAAAGATACCCCGTACGACTCGTTTCAAAAAGTCATTCACGTCAATAAAGCGGCGATCGAAGCATGCGCCGAAGCGATGGATAAACGAGAACTCGAACATGCGGTGGAGTTGTTCGCACGTGCAAACCGTGTCATTTTTTACGGGGTCGGCGGATCTTCGACGGCGGCGATTGATGCGCAATATAAGTTTACGAAATTGGGATATGCAGCCATGACATCTCCGGATTTTCATTATATGTTGTCGCTGATCCCGCATTTAGGAAAGTCTGACGTATTTGTCGCGATTAGTACGTCAGGACGAACGAAAGATGTGCTCGAGCTCGTCCGATTTGCGAAAAAGAAACGTGTTCCTGTCATTGCCATCACCAACCTCGACAAATCGCCACTTTACCGGGAAGCGGACGTTCGACTCTGTACGCCGAACGTCGAGAGTGACTTCCGAATCGCAAGTATCGCCTCACGGATGACGCAATTAACGATTGTCGATACGTTATATATGGGACTCCTTCACCGAAAAGGAGAAGGATTGATCGATCGTTATGCAGAAGCCCGAGATGAGATGGTGAAATTGCGCCGATGATTCGACCATATGCGGTAGAGGATCGACCGGAGTTGGAGAACTTCTTGATGCGGCAGCGCACGTTCGCTCGTATGAATGGACAATCCACTGAAACGTTTCGCGACGAGAACGTGGCGGATTTTGAAGAAGAAGGGACAATGAGCCTGATTTTTCGCGAAGGAGAGCGAATCATAGCAATCGCAGACCTCTTAAAAAAACACCCGGTAGATGGCTCGCTTTGGCTCGGTTTGTTCGTCGTCGATGAGTCGCTTCACGGGACAGGTCTGGCGCAAACGTTGTATGAACAGTTGGAAAATCAATATATGCGTCCATATCAAACAGAGTTTCGGTTAGGAGTGCTTCCTCATAATGAGAGAGCCCGCCGATTTTGGGAACGGAACGGCTATGAATACGAAAAGGATTCGGTCACGAATAAAGACGTGCGCGTTCACGTCCTGAAGAAACAACTCATTCGATTGGAGTGAGTTTTCTTTTGAATCTCATTTGAAATTAAATTTCATAAAAATTAAATTATAAATTGACTTTAAGTTTCAATATAGTACGATGAAATCATAGAGAAGAAAGGATGGTGGCGATGCTAGATACATTGGCTACAGAAAGACGGAATGAACGAACGATGCAACTGGACGAGATGTCGATTGAGGAACGATTGACGATTATGAATGCAGAGGATCAAAAAGTCCCTCAAGTGATTCAAGAACAACTCCCGGTCATCGCGCAAGTTGTAGAGCAGGTCATCGCTTCCTTTCGTAAAGGCGGTCGCTTGATTTACATCGGAGCGGGTACGAGTGGGCGACTCGGTATTTTAGACGCTGCAGAGTGTGTGCCGACGTTCGGTGTGTCACCGAACCAAGTCATCGGACTGATTGCAGGTGGCGAACGTGCGCTCGTTAAAGCCGTCGAGGGAGCAGAAGACAGTAAGGAATTGGCGGTTCAAGATTTGAAAGCGCTTCAATTGTCAGCGGACGATACGGTCATTGGGGTTGCGGCGAGTGGTCGGACACCATACGTGGTCGGGGGTCTCGACTACGCACGTGAAATCGGTGCGGTGACGGCTGCTATTTCATGTAACCAAGATGCGATTATCAGTCGACATGCGAATTATCCGATTGAAGTGGAGACCGGACCGGAAGTGTTGACCGGTTCGACGAGATTGAAGGCAGGAACGGCTCAAAAACTTGTCCTCAACATGATATCGACGACGTCGATGATTGGAGTAGGGAAAGTGTATCAAAACTTGATGGTCGACGTGAAGCCGACGAATGAAAAGCTAGAAATGCGTGCCAAGGGGATGATCGCAGAAGCGACAGGGGTCGACCTGGAGACGGCCGCGCGTTATTTTGTGTCATCCAAGGGCCACGTCAAAACAGCAATCGTCATGATTTTAGCCGACGTCTCTTATGAAGAGGCTATCAAACGATTAGAGAGTGCGAACGGATTCGTCCGTGAGGCGCTATAAGGGGGAATTCAAGGTGAAGAAAGAAGAGGTTTTAGCACGGGACATCCTCGCACATGTCGGGGGGAAAGAGAATATTCGTCAACTCGCGCATTGCATGACACGTGTAAGGTTGACGTTGAAAGATGCGACGAAAGCAGATCTTGACGCATTGAAGAAGATTGACGGGGTCATGGGTGTCATCGATGACGAGACGCTGCAAATTGTCGTCGGTCCAGGTACCGTGAATCGGGTCGCGGACTATATGAGCCATGAAACGGGATTAGCGATTGGGGAAGAGTCGGTGGATGAGAACTTAACGTTAGAGGAACGTGCGGCTGTTGAACGCCAGAAGGTGAAAGAGAAGCAAAAGTCACCGTTCAAACGATTCCTTCGTCGCCTCGGAAACATCTTCATTCCGCTCATTCCTGGACTTGTCGCTTCGGGGATTATTAACGGTGCGGCGAACTTCGCTGTCAATGCCGGTGTCGACCGAACAGAGACGTGGATGCAAATTCTGCTCGTGCTCGGGAGTACAGTTTTTGCGTACTTGGCCATCCTTGTCGGGTGGAATACAGCAAAAGAGTTTGGGGGAACGCCGGTACTCGGGGCAATTGCCGGGGGAATTCTATTCAACCCGCTCCTCGCGGACATCGTTATTTATGGGGAACCACTCGTTGTCGGGCGTGGAGGGCTGTTCGGTGTTATTTTTGCCGGTTGGCTCATGACTTATATCGAGAAGCACATTCGTCGCTTCATGCCGGTATCGATTGATATTATCTTTACACCACTCTTTACTGTCCTAATCGTTGGATTTACTGCCCTTTATGCCATCATGCCAGTCGCAGGATTATTATCAGACGGCATCATGCGAGGTATCAATGCGACGCTTGAAGTCGGGGGGCCGGTAGCGGGAGCAGTACTTGCCGGATTCTTCTTACCACTCGTCATGGTCGGGTTACACCACGGATTGACGCCGATTCATTTAGAACTGTTGAACACGGTCGGAACGACGGCGCTTCTCCCAATTTTGGCGATGGCCGGTGCAGGTCAGGTCGGTGCGGCGCTCGCCATCTTTGTGAAGACGCGCAACCCGCGACTGCGTAATATTATCAAAGGAGCCATCCCGGTCGGGTTCCTCGGAATCGGAGAGCCGCTTCTTTACGGGGTCACGCTCCCGCTCGGACGTCCCTTCTTGACGGCGTGTCTCGGGGCCGCGGTCGGTGGGGCATTCCAAGCGACCATGCAGACAGCGGCGCTCGGAATTGGTGTATCCGGTCTATCGCTCACACCATTGATTGATAACGGCATGTATTTGACGTACATTGCAGGACTATTGATTTCATATACGGCAGGCTTTTTATTCACGTATTTCTTCGGCTTTAAAGAAGAGATGGCGGACGGGATCTAATAAACAAAGATGGCTCAGAAGCGAGTCATCTTTTTCTCTACTTTTGGTAAGGAGTGATGGGTATGAGAGGAATTTCAATTTACTTGAGCGAGGAACTGTCACCTGAATTAATTGATTGGATGGAACATATGCGAGAGGTAGGGTTTACGAGCATCTTCACGTCGCTTCATATTCCAGAAGACGACCCGAAAACCTATACGGAACGACTCCAGCAGTTAGGTGCGTTGGCAAGACGCCTCGATATGGAACTCGTAGCAGATATTGCCCCGTCTTCTCTACAGGCGCTCGGCAAGGACTGGGACGATGCGCATACGCTTTTAGATTGGGGCATCACGGGATTACGAGTCGATTATGGCGTTACGCCGAAACAAGTCGCTGCTTTATCGAAACAGATGATGGTTGCATTGAATGCGAGTACGCTCACAGAAAAAGAACTCGAAGAGATGCTTCGGCACGGATTACAACGAGAACGCGTAGAAGCGTGGCATAATTTTTATCCTCGTCCGGAAACAGGGCTCGAGCGTACATGGTTTGATGAAAAAAACCTTTGGCTCCGGTCACAAGGAATCAAGATACAAGCGTTCATCCCTGGAGAAGAGCGGTTGCGTGGTCCCCTTCATGAGACGTTACCGACACTCGAAGCGCATCGTCACAAGTCTCCTTTTTCGTGTTATGTCGATTTGCAAACGACAGTCGATCGTATCTTGATTGGCGACCCGTATGTATCAGATACGACGATGCGACAGTTTCAGGCGTACGATGAGGGAATCATCGTCCTTCGAGCGACTGCACGGGATCGTGATGATTCTCTTCCGACCCGTCACACGAATCGGATGGACCCTGCCCGTGATGTCCTTCGTTCCGTTGAGTCTCGTGCTTACGGTAGACCCGGAAATCAACGGATTCAACCGCGATACACAGAAGAAAGGCTGATTGGCAGTATCACGATCGACAATGAACGTTACGGTCGATATGCAGGAGAATTACAAGTGACGAAGCAGAATTTATCGGCAGATGAACGAGTCAATGTCATCGGAAGAGTCATCGAAGAAGACCGTTCACTGATTCAACAAATCGGTCCAGGCGGACGCTTTCAAATCGACTGGGTGTGACTCATGATTGCCACAATCCTATATCATTGTGTACAGTAGAGAGGGAGGGTGGAACATGAAAGACATTAATTTTAATATTATTTCAGACGATGCAACGGACGGGCATGGTGGTTTTGGTGTCGGTTCGCTTAGTTTAAATAACATGTCCCCGGTGATTATCGATGTCGAGACGGGCACAGCGACAATCGACATGGGCGCAATGCATGCGAAGTCTGCCATTGAGAAACGCATTAAGTTTTTGACGGACCGGGAGGCGGTACCGAACGGGAAACTGTACTGGATTGTGTGGGTCACAGTCGGTCGAAAACCAGAAGGCTTTTACTACGGTGGAATTGCGGCATGTGATATGTTGGTTGACTTAGAAGCGAGACGCGGCTATAAATTATTGCCATATCACGTCAATCAGATGGACAAGTCGTTGAAGGGTCGGATTTTAATCGAGATGATGGACGCTCCGTCCCGAGACGTATTAGCAAATTTCTTACAGGAACATCGCCCCGAGATTTGGGAACAGTCGACTGAACTTCATGCAGAGCTCGAGCGCTTAATCGCTGAGTAAAAAGATTGGACGAATTTTCGTCTCCAATCTTTTTTGTTTCGACTTTTTGGTATTAAAAGGGAATTTTGTAACTGAAGAGATATTCATTTGTAATTGTATGAAAATTCAGTATTATGATATACTGACTACATTGTGAAAAAAAGAAAGGGTGATACGATGAGCGAAACGAAAAAAATCTTAATCGGTCTCGCGCTAGGTGTTGTAGTTGGTCTAGGATTGGCGGGATTGCCGGATAATATTTATGAAACTGTGAATCCATATATTTTATCTCCGGTCGGAACGATTTTCTTGAATTTGATTAAAATGTTAGTCGTACCGATTGTCTTCTTCTCGATTATTTTAGGTGTCATGGGTCTCGGGGATCCGAAAGAGTTAGGCCGAGTCGGGACGAAATCGATTTTATTCTTTTTGACGACGACAGCACTCGCCATCATGTTAGCGATGGGTGTCGCATCTGTCTTACAGCCAGGGGAGCGTGGGGACTTCCAAACAACAGGTCTTGAATTTGAATCAACAGCGACCGAGGAATCGTCAAATATCGTACAGACATTCGTCAATATGATTCCGACAAATCCGATTACGGCACTCGCTGAAGGAAACATGCTTCAAATCATCGTCTTTGCGGCATTGATTGGATTTGCATTAATTGCTCTCGGGGATAAGGCGAAGACGTGGCGTCAATTCATCAAACAAGGTGATCGTATCATGATGTATTTGATTCATCTTGTCATGAAGCTCGCACCATACGGCGCTTTCGCATTGATTGCTTCTGCGATTGGAGGCATCGGTCTCGATGCGGTCGTTGCGATGGCATGGTATATGATTGCCGTCGTCTTGACGCTATTCTTACATGCAACCATTGTATACGGAGCAGCCGTTTACTTCATCGGGAAGATGAGTCCTGTATTCTTCTTCAAAAACTTCTATGAAGCGATGACGTTCGCCTTCTCGACGTCTTCATCAAACGCGACCCTTCCTGTTTCTATGGAAGTGGCACAAAGAAAACTTGGTGTCCCGCGTTCAATTTCTTCATTCGTGCAACCACTCGGGGCAACGGTCAACATGGACGGGACGGCAATCATGCAAGGGGTTGCGACGATTTTCATCGCACAAGTATTTGCTTCTGATTTAACGATGACTCAGTTGTTGACGGTCGTCATCACAGCGGTCCTCGCATCCATTGGGACAGCAGGTGTGCCAGGAGTCGGGCTCGTCATGCTTGCCCTCGTCCTTCAGTCGGTCAACTTACCGGTAGAGGGAATCGCCCTCATTATCGGGGTCGACCGTATTCTCGATATGCTTCGCACATCAGTCAACATCACGGGGGATGCGGCATGTGCGGTCGTCGTTTCAAAATTGGAAGAAAAACATTTACCACCAGTCGACGAAGACTCGTGGGATGAAGCAGGCGCAACGTCTTCTTCATCACTATGATATAGTGAAGGACCATGACGACATGTCATGGTCCTTATTTTGTGCATAGAAAGAGTGATCGTTATGGAATGGGAATTGCTCCCGCTCCCTTTATTTTTGATTATCAGTATTTTACTGAATAGTGTAATCGCGGTCGCCGGTGTCCTACCGAGTGCTTTTCTAACAGCCATCAATGTGAGCGTCCTCGGTCTCGTACCGGGCATACTCGTATCGATTATCGGGGAGGCGATCGGCGCCATCGTGAGCTTCATTCTTTACCGAAAAGCACTGCATCGCTATACGTCCCCGGACAGTGGCCGGTTTCAGCGACTTCGTGAGTCTGGAGGAGCCGAAGCATGGTTTCTCGTTCTCGGGATGCGTTTCATGCCGTTCGTCCCGTCTGGTCTTGTTACGTTATCGGCAGCGTTCAGTCGTATGACACTCACATCGTTCGCGGTCGCGAGTACGATTGGAAAAGTGCCCGCTTTGATCATCGAAGGACTTGCCGTGACAGCTGCCATGCAGTTGACAATGGGATGGCAGTTGTTTTTAGTCGGACTCGTCGCCATTTCATACCTCGTTTGGCGAATGCGTCAAAGGAGTGGCGAAAAGATATGACAAAACGCCTCGACGAAACGTTTCCTCGTCGTCTTTTTTCGTAACATGGTCCAGTCAATCAAAATCGATTCTTCAAAATCCTTTAAAAAGGTGTTGTGAAGCTCTTGTATGGATGTCGTATCGAATTGGGCAATCGTCATCTCATGGTTGAGAAACATGCTTCGAAAATCAAAGTTGGCCGATCCGACAAGGGCAACCTTGCCATCAATCAGAAGCGTTTTCGCATGGATGAAATGTCGATTATATTTATAAATTTTAATGTTTCGCTTAATCAGCTGTTCGAAATAATATTCGGAAGCATGAAAACTGAACCATTCATCGCCTTTCCCCGGTACGACGATTCTTACATCAATCCCGCTACGACCGGCGACCTCGAGAATCGCCAACAGTTCAGGTGGTGGAACGAGATAAGGGGTCGTGAGCCAGATGGACTCTTTAGCCTCCATGAGCAAGCGCATGAGTCCATCACGAATCGTGACATCTTTCCCGGGTGACGTGACGAGAAGTTGCGTCGCGCCGTTTTGTCCTTTCGGTTCATTCACAAAATACCGAGATAGATGTTCTTCGTCTGCGAACAAGTCCCATGTCTCATCCATCGTACCTTGACCCGCATATAACCAATTCTCAACGAAGAGCTGTTGGAGTTCTCGGACGAGTGGTCCCTCAAGGTGTAAATGGGTATCTCGCCAAAAGCCTAACTTCTCATTTTTACCGAGATATTCGTCTCCTACGTTTAATCCACCGGTCAAAGCGATTTGACCGTCCACGACAATCAGTTTTTGGTGATTTCGGAAGTTCGCGTTGAAGACGAGATAGGGGTGTAAGACCGGGTCGAACGCCTGGACGTGAACGCGTGATTCACGTAACGGTTGAATGAAGTCTTCTCCGATTTCTTGACTACCGAGTCCGTCATACAAAAAACGAACGGTCACGTCTTCATTTGATTTTTGGATGAGTGCATCTCGGACTTTCAAAGAAATCTCATCCGTTCGAAATAGATAGTACTGAATATGAATATGATCTGTTGCATTGTTGATGACTTCTAACAAAGCCTCAAATTTCGATTCACCATTGACGAGAAGCTTCGTCGAGGTATGTCCGTTCGCACCGGTCGCACCTAACTTTTCGAGTGTTCGTGTCAACGGATAGGCGGACACGATCTCAGGTGAGGTCTCGATTTTTTCGCTCTCGATTGCTTGTCTTAGCATCCGAATTTCAGATGACGTCCGTTTAAAGCGTCGATGACGACGTGGAGTGCGTCCGAACATGACCCACGCCAACACACCGATGAACGGGATGAAGAACACGGTAAGTAACCAGGCGAGCTTTCCTTGGGGCTGTACTTGGTCAAATAGAATCTGCCAACCGACGACAAGCGGTGCGACGATGGCGATGCCGATTAAAACAGGTATAAGGATATCCAGCCAAAAAAAGAGACTGACTAGCAAAATGACACTGATGACCATAATCATCAATTGAATGACACGACGTTTCAAACGAAACACCACCTTTCCAGAAACGATGAAAACGAGGGGATGCATCCCCTCGTTTTTAGTACACGCTGTTCAGAACAGCGTTGATTTCATCCGCGTAACGGACAAAGAAGTACACATTCACTGCGAGAGAGAACAAGACGAGGAAGAGACCGAACTGTGCTTTTGTCCGATTCCGATTCCAGTAATAGAAGACGGACAATAACACGGCTAGTCCGACGAATAGAGCGATGACTTCAACGATTCCCCAGACGATATCTTTGGATAAAAACATGTCGACGATTGTCATGACGACATAAACGAAGACGACAATCCCCATAATCACGACTAAAATAGCTAGAATAATGCTAATCCAATCTGAGCTAACTGCGTCAATTAGGTTTTCAATGGCCATTTCGTATTCGCTCACAACCGTTCCTCCTTTCGAGAGACTGCATAACTATTCATCTATTCCCCTTTTTCCTATTTCTAAAATCAAGCTTTCACTGGAGAGTGCATAAATGACGGCAGTGGGATTTTGGAAACGATTGCTACGACCGCAAATATATAAAGCCAACTATTCGGTGGAAAAAAGAGTACGAGTAGTACGATAATCGCCAACGGTTGTCGCATCGCTGTCGCAAGTAAGGCACTCGTCGTGAGAACGACGGAAAATGTCATATCAACCTCAAATAAGAGGCTGAAAAAATAGCCAAGAGTGAACGAAGAAAAAAGAA encodes:
- a CDS encoding PTS transporter subunit EIIC; its protein translation is MKKEEVLARDILAHVGGKENIRQLAHCMTRVRLTLKDATKADLDALKKIDGVMGVIDDETLQIVVGPGTVNRVADYMSHETGLAIGEESVDENLTLEERAAVERQKVKEKQKSPFKRFLRRLGNIFIPLIPGLVASGIINGAANFAVNAGVDRTETWMQILLVLGSTVFAYLAILVGWNTAKEFGGTPVLGAIAGGILFNPLLADIVIYGEPLVVGRGGLFGVIFAGWLMTYIEKHIRRFMPVSIDIIFTPLFTVLIVGFTALYAIMPVAGLLSDGIMRGINATLEVGGPVAGAVLAGFFLPLVMVGLHHGLTPIHLELLNTVGTTALLPILAMAGAGQVGAALAIFVKTRNPRLRNIIKGAIPVGFLGIGEPLLYGVTLPLGRPFLTACLGAAVGGAFQATMQTAALGIGVSGLSLTPLIDNGMYLTYIAGLLISYTAGFLFTYFFGFKEEMADGI
- the murQ gene encoding N-acetylmuramic acid 6-phosphate etherase, translated to MVAMLDTLATERRNERTMQLDEMSIEERLTIMNAEDQKVPQVIQEQLPVIAQVVEQVIASFRKGGRLIYIGAGTSGRLGILDAAECVPTFGVSPNQVIGLIAGGERALVKAVEGAEDSKELAVQDLKALQLSADDTVIGVAASGRTPYVVGGLDYAREIGAVTAAISCNQDAIISRHANYPIEVETGPEVLTGSTRLKAGTAQKLVLNMISTTSMIGVGKVYQNLMVDVKPTNEKLEMRAKGMIAEATGVDLETAARYFVSSKGHVKTAIVMILADVSYEEAIKRLESANGFVREAL
- a CDS encoding YwhD family protein, coding for MKDINFNIISDDATDGHGGFGVGSLSLNNMSPVIIDVETGTATIDMGAMHAKSAIEKRIKFLTDREAVPNGKLYWIVWVTVGRKPEGFYYGGIAACDMLVDLEARRGYKLLPYHVNQMDKSLKGRILIEMMDAPSRDVLANFLQEHRPEIWEQSTELHAELERLIAE
- the ypfJ gene encoding KPN_02809 family neutral zinc metallopeptidase; amino-acid sequence: MKWKGRQQSRNVEDRRGRSIGGKGIAGVGGGLGLILVIVFTLLNGGSPTDLVNNIGLGEPQSEGTYTGTAREEEMADFVAVVLKDTEEVWTDIFAKNGMTYEEPTLVLFSGQVESACGIAGSAVGPFYCPGDQKLYIDLSFYDELSQRFNAPGDFAMAYVVAHEVGHHVQTLLGATGEIMPLRNEMSETEFNRYLVRFELQADYYAGVWAHHAQGLGYLEAGDVEEAMNAAHQIGDDTLQRQAGGYVTPDSFTHGTSEQRMRWFERGFENGSIQGGDTFNTNNL
- a CDS encoding DUF871 domain-containing protein, coding for MRGISIYLSEELSPELIDWMEHMREVGFTSIFTSLHIPEDDPKTYTERLQQLGALARRLDMELVADIAPSSLQALGKDWDDAHTLLDWGITGLRVDYGVTPKQVAALSKQMMVALNASTLTEKELEEMLRHGLQRERVEAWHNFYPRPETGLERTWFDEKNLWLRSQGIKIQAFIPGEERLRGPLHETLPTLEAHRHKSPFSCYVDLQTTVDRILIGDPYVSDTTMRQFQAYDEGIIVLRATARDRDDSLPTRHTNRMDPARDVLRSVESRAYGRPGNQRIQPRYTEERLIGSITIDNERYGRYAGELQVTKQNLSADERVNVIGRVIEEDRSLIQQIGPGGRFQIDWV
- a CDS encoding MurR/RpiR family transcriptional regulator, whose translation is MESLLTKIDLAKDDMTAVEKKIADYILSHSTLIPNMTTKELAQKTDVSEASIVRFARVIGIDSFKAFKLALVKDLAVTETTLTDFNVLQQKDTPYDSFQKVIHVNKAAIEACAEAMDKRELEHAVELFARANRVIFYGVGGSSTAAIDAQYKFTKLGYAAMTSPDFHYMLSLIPHLGKSDVFVAISTSGRTKDVLELVRFAKKKRVPVIAITNLDKSPLYREADVRLCTPNVESDFRIASIASRMTQLTIVDTLYMGLLHRKGEGLIDRYAEARDEMVKLRR
- a CDS encoding GNAT family N-acetyltransferase; this encodes MIRPYAVEDRPELENFLMRQRTFARMNGQSTETFRDENVADFEEEGTMSLIFREGERIIAIADLLKKHPVDGSLWLGLFVVDESLHGTGLAQTLYEQLENQYMRPYQTEFRLGVLPHNERARRFWERNGYEYEKDSVTNKDVRVHVLKKQLIRLE
- a CDS encoding 2-hydroxymuconate tautomerase; protein product: MPYVTVKMLPGRTVEQKRALIEKVTDAVSETTNAPKENITVFIEEMDATHYGQAGVMHADKK
- a CDS encoding TVP38/TMEM64 family protein; its protein translation is MEWELLPLPLFLIISILLNSVIAVAGVLPSAFLTAINVSVLGLVPGILVSIIGEAIGAIVSFILYRKALHRYTSPDSGRFQRLRESGGAEAWFLVLGMRFMPFVPSGLVTLSAAFSRMTLTSFAVASTIGKVPALIIEGLAVTAAMQLTMGWQLFLVGLVAISYLVWRMRQRSGEKI
- the cls gene encoding cardiolipin synthase, encoding MFRLKRRVIQLMIMVISVILLVSLFFWLDILIPVLIGIAIVAPLVVGWQILFDQVQPQGKLAWLLTVFFIPFIGVLAWVMFGRTPRRHRRFKRTSSEIRMLRQAIESEKIETSPEIVSAYPLTRTLEKLGATGANGHTSTKLLVNGESKFEALLEVINNATDHIHIQYYLFRTDEISLKVRDALIQKSNEDVTVRFLYDGLGSQEIGEDFIQPLRESRVHVQAFDPVLHPYLVFNANFRNHQKLIVVDGQIALTGGLNVGDEYLGKNEKLGFWRDTHLHLEGPLVRELQQLFVENWLYAGQGTMDETWDLFADEEHLSRYFVNEPKGQNGATQLLVTSPGKDVTIRDGLMRLLMEAKESIWLTTPYLVPPPELLAILEVAGRSGIDVRIVVPGKGDEWFSFHASEYYFEQLIKRNIKIYKYNRHFIHAKTLLIDGKVALVGSANFDFRSMFLNHEMTIAQFDTTSIQELHNTFLKDFEESILIDWTMLRKKTTRKRFVEAFCHIFSPLL
- a CDS encoding dicarboxylate/amino acid:cation symporter; the protein is MSETKKILIGLALGVVVGLGLAGLPDNIYETVNPYILSPVGTIFLNLIKMLVVPIVFFSIILGVMGLGDPKELGRVGTKSILFFLTTTALAIMLAMGVASVLQPGERGDFQTTGLEFESTATEESSNIVQTFVNMIPTNPITALAEGNMLQIIVFAALIGFALIALGDKAKTWRQFIKQGDRIMMYLIHLVMKLAPYGAFALIASAIGGIGLDAVVAMAWYMIAVVLTLFLHATIVYGAAVYFIGKMSPVFFFKNFYEAMTFAFSTSSSNATLPVSMEVAQRKLGVPRSISSFVQPLGATVNMDGTAIMQGVATIFIAQVFASDLTMTQLLTVVITAVLASIGTAGVPGVGLVMLALVLQSVNLPVEGIALIIGVDRILDMLRTSVNITGDAACAVVVSKLEEKHLPPVDEDSWDEAGATSSSSL